Genomic DNA from Armatimonadota bacterium:
CACCTGCGCTTTGCCCGCTGGCTGCAGGGCAACGCCACCCAGAGTGCCGACAAGTTCCTGGAGGTCCTGGCCTACCACTACGAGCAGGCCTGGCGCTATCGCTTCGAGACCGGCGACAAAGCCGCAGACCTGGCGCGGCAGGCCATTGCTGCCCTGCGCGCGGCGGGGGCCCGCGCCCTCAGCCTGCGCACCTTGCCCGAGGCGCGTCGCCTGCACGAGCGGGCACTGGCCGTGCTGCGCAACTCTGGCCTGGAGGAGGACGTGGTACTGCTTCTGGAGCTCCTCACCGGCCGCAGCGAGGTGGTCAAGTGGATGAGCCAGCCCGCGGTGCTGCTGGAGGACACGGAGACGGTGTTGCGGGTGGCACCCACCATCGGCCGGGATGACCTCCTTGCCCGCGCCTGGCTCAACCGCGCCTTCGCCGAGTACCTGTACGAGCGGCTGGATGCCTCTGAGGAGGCCCTGGGCCGTGCCCTACAGCTGTTCGCCGGCCTGGGCGACCGGCAGGGGGAGGCGGAGGCGCTGGAGGTGCTGGGCCGGATCACCCAAGGGCTGCGGGGGACGCTGAGCAAGGCGCACGTGGCCTACCGCAAGGCCATGGCGCTGTACCGCCAGTTGCAGGACGGCCAGGGCCTGGCGCGCACCATGGCCCACCTGGGTCGCAGCCTGCTGGACGGGGGTGATCTTGAGGAGGCCGGCCGCGTCCTGGCCGAGGGACTGGCCCTGGCACGACAGCACCACGAGCGCATCAGCGAGGCCAAGTGCCTGATGGGCCTGGGGGTGCTGGCGCATCTTGTGGGCGATTCCCCCACAGCCATCAAGCGGCACGAGGAGACCATCGACCTGGTCCAGGAGCTGGGCGATGCGGTGGGCGCAGCCGCAGTGCGCCGTCACCTGGGGATGCACTACCTGCGGCACCGGCGGGCGGATGAGGCGGAGCGGGAGATGCGCGCCGCCTACGCCCTCTACCGCGAGCACGCAGCCGACGAGCCGGCTTTCATCCTGCGGGGTCTGGCCGAGGTCCTGCTGGCCAGGGGGGACCTCCTGGCCGCTGCCGACCATGCGGAGCGGGCTCTGGCCGGTATCGCACCCGAGGATCCCGTGGGCCTGGCCACATACGGTGCCACCCTTGGCAAGGTCCGGGCGGCCCAGGGAAGGGGGGAGGAGGCGGAGGCGCTCTTCCGACGCAGCCTGGAGCTGCTGGAGAAGAGCGAGTACCGCGTAGATCTGGCCCTCACCCTGTACAAGTACGGCGAGGCGCTGCGGCTGCTGGGCCGGGAGGCGGAGGGCCGACAGGTCTTGCAGCGGGCGCGGCAGCTCTTCGCCCAGATGGGGGCCACCGGGTTTGCCCGGGAGATCGGCGCGCTGCTGCCGGTGGTGACCGCGTGAACGTGGGCCGGGTGCTGGTGGTCATCCCCCTGTTCAACGAGGAAGGGACGCTGGCACAGGTGCTGGCCGAGGTCCGCCGGGCCGTGCCGGACGCGGACATCCTGGTGGTGAACGATGGCTCCACCGACCGCTCCGCTGCCATCCTGGCAGAGGCGCAGGCGCAGGATCCGGCGCTGGCGGTGATCACGCACCGGGAGAACAAGGGGTACGGGCAGTCCCTGATCGACGGCTTCGCCTACGCCCTGGCCCGGGGCTACGACGCGGTGGTGACCATCGACTGCGACGCGCAGCACGAGCCGCGACAGATCCCGCAGCTCCTGGCGGCACTGGCGGGTGCGGACATAGTCTCCGGCAGCCGCTACCTCGACCCCGGGCAGGGCGGGGACCCGCCCCCCGCGGATCGCCTGGCCATCAACAGGGAGACCACCGTCCGGCTGCGGGAGTTGACGGGCTACCCGCTGACCGACGCCTGGTGCGGGTTCAAAGCCTACCGTGTCTCGGCCCTGCGCCGCCTGCGCCTGAGCGAGCCGGGGTACGGGATGCCCCTGCAGGTGTGGATTCAGGCGGCCCGGCACGGCCTGCGGGTCGCCGAGGTGGCGGTGCCGCGCATCTACAAGAACCCGCAGCGCCGCTTCTGGGGCGGGCTGGACGACGCCGCAGCTAGACGCCGCTACTACCAGGAGGTGCTGGAGCGGGAGCTGCGGGAGGGCGGCCCGGTCCGGGTGGCGTGCCGGGGTAGCGAGCGCGGGCGGGCAGGAGGGGGGTAGTCAGACGGTGGCCCGCATTCTGGCGGTCGGGGCCCACCCCGACGACGTGGAGATCGGCATGGGAGGGACCATTCTGGCCCTGCGGGCCCAGGGGCACGAGGTGGTGCTCTGCGACCTGACCAACGGTGAGCCCACGCCGCAGGGGACACCGGAGCGGCGCGCCGCCGAGGCAGCGGAGGCGGCCCGCCTCCTGGGGGTGAGCCGGCGGATCACCCTCCCTCTGCCCAACCGCATGCTGGCGGACAGCGTAGAGAACCGCATGCGCCTGGCCGGGGTGATCCGCGAGGTGCGACCCGACTTCTTCTTCATCCCCTACTGGGTGGATGCCCACCCCGACCACGTGGCCGCATGCACGCTGGCGGAGGCCGCCCGCTTCTACGCCAAGCTCACCAAGACTGAGATCCCCGGCGAACCCTTCTACCCGCCGCGGGTCTTTCACTTCTTCTCCACGCACTACGACCTGCACATCAAGCCCACATTCCTCTTCGACATCAGCGACCACTTCCAGGGCAAGCTGGCCGCCGTTGCCGCCTACACCTCCCAGTTCGCCGATGAGCGGGGCGAGATGCGCATCCTGCAGTACTTGAGAACCGTCAACACTTACTGGGGCTACCTGATCAACCGGCCGCAGGCGGAGGCCTTCGTCTGCCGGGAGGAGCTGGGGCTGCGCAGCCTGGACGGGGTGCTCTAGGAAGCTGCCGTGATCGACGTTCCCCTGGAGATCCCCGAGCGCTCCGGCGAGGTGGTCCTGGTTCCCCCCGCTGCAGACCTGGTGGAGGTGGCGCGGGAGAACAGGGACCGCCTGGGGATGGAGGAGCTCCTCCTGGGGGGGACGCCGTTGCAGGAGTTGCGGCGGCAGGCGCGCCAAGAGGTCCTGGCGCTGGGCCGGGCGTACAGCGCAGCTCTGGGCGCCGGGCCCGTTCCCGAGGGGGAGCTGCTGCTGGCAACCGGCCACCAGCCCGTCTTTCCCCACCCCGGCATCTGGGTGAAGTACCTGCTGCTGGACCGTCTGGCCGCGCGCGGGCACACCGGGCTGGCGGTGGTGGTGGACAGCGACGCCATGGAGCAGGTTGGGGTGGATGTTCCCTCGCGCCATGCTTCCTTCCTGGAGCGCCGGCGGGAGGTGTTGCGCACCGCCGCTCCGGAGGAGCCGTACGAGGGGCAGGCGGCGCCTGGCGGGGCGGAGTGGTCCGACTTTCTGCAACGGATCGACCGGCACGTGCGCTCCCTGGAGTCCGAGGCGGTGCGACGTCCCTGGGAGGCGTTCCGCGCCCTCCCGCCACCCGCCGCCCGGGACTATCCTGCCTTCGTCACGGCACTGCGCCGACGCTACGAGGGACCGCGCCGCTACCTGGACGTGCCACTGTCTGCCGCCTGCGAGAGCGTGGCCTTCCGCGCCTTCTTCCTGCACATCGCCGCAGGGGCCGCTCGTTTTCTGGAGGTCCACAACGCCCACCTGCAGGCCTACCGGGGACGGCAGCGTATCCGCACTGAGGCGCAGCCCTTCCCCGACCTGCAGCGGGAGGGGGAGCTTATCGAGCTGCCTTTCTGGACTCTGGCCGGCGGAAGGCGGCGCCGCCTCTTCCTGGACGGACGACGCCGCGCGCTGCGGGTAGCCGGCGGGGAGAGGGAAGGAGAATGGTCCTTCCCCAACCACCCCGCCGATCCGCGCTTTGCCCACCTGCGGCTGCGCCCGCGGGCTCTCACCCTGACGGCGTTCCTCCGCCTGCTGGTGGTGGATCTCTTCATCCACGGCATCAGCGGCGGCCGCTATGACCGGGTGACCGACGCGGTGATCGCCGACTTCTTTGGCATTGCTCCGCCGCACTACGCTGTGGCCTCGGCCACCCTGCACCTGCCTCTGGGCCAGGCGGCCAACCCGGAGGCCACGCGGCGCTCCCTGCAGCGCCTGCTCCTGCAGGCCCGCCACAATCCCGAGCGCCTGCTTACCGCGCCCACAGCCCGGCAAGAAGCGCTTGTCGCCCAGAAGTGGGAGCTGATCCGTCGGCTGGAGGCACCGGGGCTCACCCGGCGGGAGCGGCGCGCCGCCACGCAGAGCATCCGCGCCCTCAACGCGCAGCTCTGCGCCGCCCTGGCTGACCGCATCGCCGCGTGGGAGGAGGCCCTGCGAACCATGGAGCAGCACAGCGCTCCCTCCGACGCGGCGACCTACCGGGGATATCCCTACTTCCTCTACGAGCGAGAGCAGGTCGAGGCACTGGTCACCAGGATGCTGGAAGGGGGTGCCTGATGTGAAGGAAGGTCAACCGGCTCCCGACTTCGCTCTGCCCGACGCCGCCGGGCGCACGGTCCGCCTGCGCGACTTTCGCGGGCAGACCGTCGTTCTCTACTTCTATCCCCGGGACGAGACTCCCGGATGCACGACGGAGGCCTGCGGCTTCCGCGACGACCACGCGGCCTTCACCGGCCGCGGGGCGGTGGTCATCGGTGTCAGCCCCGATGACCCTGCGGCGCACGCCCGCTTCGCCCGGAAGCACAACCTTCCCTTCATCCTCCTGGCCGACCAGGAGCACACCGCGGCCAGGGCCTACGGCGTCTGGAAGGAGAAGCGGCGCTACGGCCGCACCTTCTGGGGTGTGGAGCGGACCACATTCCTCATCGACCCGCAGGGGCGGATTGCCCGGATCTTCCGCAACGTGCGCCCTGCGGGGCACAGCCGCCAGGTGCTGGCCGCTCTGGATGCACAGGCGCAATGACGGTGAGACGGGCGGAAAGCGGAAAAAGGAAGTCCGCACTGCTGGGTGGAACCTAAGGACGGCCGCATGTCCAGGGTACCGATCGTCGTCTTGCTGCTGTGCGGGCTCGTCCTCCTGGCCGCCTGTCAGCCCACCGTGGGCCTCTCCCCGCGCATCGCACCGCTGCCGGAAGTCCCGCTGCAGGGTGCACCTATCGTAGCCGACGAGCAGGGGCGGTCCCTCGTCCCTGCGGCGGCGCAGGGCCGCGTGGTCTACGAGCGCGTCTGCGCCCAGTGCCACGGAGTGGAAGGGCGGGGGGACGGGCCGCTGGCCGCCTTCCTCAAGGCACCCCAGAAGAACCCCTTCACCGACACCATGCGGCTGCTAGGATTGGACGTGAAGGGCGAGGACCTGCCGTCGCGGCCGGCCAACTTCCACAACCAGGTGCAGATGCGTCTGAACAGCCCCACCAACATGTACGAAGTGGTCACCCTGGGCCGTCCCCACACCGCCATGCCGGCCTTCGGTCCCAAGCCGGCATATGGCGCCAACGACGGCATCCCGGGGCCGCGGTTCCTCGGGGAGACAGAGCGGTGGAACGTGGTGTTCTACGAGTGGACCTTCGCCACCTCGCCCGAGTCCATCGCCCGCGGCCGGCAGCTCTTCCAGGAACGCGAATTTCCGGTGAGCATTCCCGGCCTGGGCAGGGTGCGCGCCACCTGTGCCTCCTGCCACGGCGCGGACGGAGACGGGCGGGGCGGCGCGTACAGCCAGGTCATGGCCCGCCGCACCTGGGGCTGGCGCCTGGGACGGGGCCCGGGGATTTTCCGCGACCGGGACTTCATGGTGAAGCGCAAGCCCAGCGAGCTCTTCGCCTGGATCTACGACGGGATCGGGCTGATGCCGCCCTACAAGCAGTTCCTCACCGTGGAGGAGATCTGGTCGCTGGTGGACTACATCTGGACCTTTGTCTACACCTACACGCCGCCGCGGGGCCAGCAGCCGTGAACTCCCGCAGGGCCGTTGGCGCCGGCCGCGGTAGACAGGTCCCCGCCGCACCCGGGTGGTGAGCATGGGAACCCAGGAGCATCTGCAGCGTCGGAGGTTTCTCCGCCTTGTTACCGGGGTGCCGGTCCTTGGGGCCGCGCTGTCCTTCCTCTCGCCGCTGCTGCGGCTGCTCAAACCCAACGACCGCCCCTTCGAAGTGTTCTACAATCCCACGCGGCGGGACATCCCCCTGGGCGAGGTGACCGTTGCAGCCAGCCTGCGCGAGGTGGCCCGCCCCTGGGACTTCAAGTACTTCGTCTTCACCCAAAAGTACCCGCAGTACACCCCCACCGGGCTGCGCCAGGCCAGCGTGCCCGCCGTGGTGCTGCGCCTGCCGCAAAAGATCCGCCTGCCCTGGGATTGGGCCGGCCAGATCGGCAAGCCTCAGCTGGTGGGGCGGGAGAGCGACATCATCATCTTTTCCCGCATCTGCCCCCACCTGGGATGCATCTTTAACTTCGTCCCCAACTGGCAGGAGGTCACCGCAGGCTACGGCGGCTACGTGCCGCCGCCGCCGCGGCGGCATGCGCTCATCGCCTGCCCCTGCCACCTTTCCATCTTCGACCCGGCAGACCCGCAGCAGCCGGGACGCGTCCTCTCCGGGCCAGCTCCCCGCCCTCCGCGGACCTTCCTCTACGAGATTCGCGGTGAGCAGATTGTGGCCACGGACGTGGAACCGGGAGGCATCGCCTGAGATGGCCATTGCCGACTGGATCCGGGAGCGGAAGGCCCACCTGGATCTCTTCGACGAGACCAAGACCCAGTACCAGTACAACCCGCTCTACCTGCTGGGGCCGATGCTCTACTACTTCTACCTGCTCACGGTGGTCAGCGGGGTCATCCTCATGCTGTGGTACGAGCCCACCACCAGCGGCGCCTACGACTCCATCGTTCGCATCTCCCGGGAGATCGGGCGGGTCACCGTGGGGGGCGTGGTGGTTCCCCTGGGGTCGCTGGTGCGGGGCATTCACAAATACGCGGCCGATGCGGTCTTCCTCTGCTTCATTCTGCGCATCTACCGCATGTACTTCGCCGGGGAGTACAAACGCCCCGGGGAGCTATCCTGGATGCTGTTCTTCCTGGGGCTGGTCCTGACCATGATCTCCGGCGTCACCGGGTACCTGCTCATCTGGAACCAGCGCTCCTTCTGGGCGGCCAAGACCATCCTCACGGTGCCGGTGTACCTGGACGAGCTCACCGCCTGGATTCCCCGGGTGGGGGAGCAGCTCAAGTTCGGCTCGATGATCGCCTACATCTTCCTGGGCGGGTCGGCCATCGGGCAGGCCACCATTACCCGCTTCTACGCCATCCACTTCGGCATCTCCATCGTCCTGCTGCTGCTCATCGAGGTGTACGTCTACCGCACGCGCCGCGCCAGGCTGAAGATGTCCTGGTTCCCCATGCTACTGCTGTTCCTCATGGTGCTCTTCGTGGCCTGGGCCCTGCCGGCGGAGATGGGGCGACGGGCTGACCCCAACCGCACGCCCCTGCCTATCCTCTCTGACTGGTACTTCCTGGCCCTCTACCAGTACGTGAAGTACACGCCGCCGCTGTGGGCGGGGCTGGGGCCGGGGCTGCTGATCGGCGTGGGCATGCTGGTGCCCTTCCTCGACCGGTCGAAGTCTCGCCACCCCCTGGACCGTCCCCTCTTCCTCGTGCTGGGGCTGCTGGCTCTGGCCTACTTCCTGGGCTTCACCGCACTGATCATGTGGAACATCGCGCAGATCGAGCGGGAGCCGCCCATCGTCCTGCTGGCCACAGTGCTGATCATGGGCGGGGGGTTCCTCTGGCACCTGCGCCGTCGCTGGCAGGAGGCCCGCGCCGTGGCTGCTCCTCCTCCCGCGGCGGTGCGGACGCGGCAGGAGGAGAGAGCCTGATGCGTACGCTCCTCTCCTGGGCAGCGTTCGCCGCAGCCGTCTACGCTTTCTCCGGGCTTTGGGCGGCCTTCCGCGGTGCGCTCCAGGGCCGACCGACGGTGTCCCCGGCACCGTTCCTGGGCCTGGTCGCCCTTTTCCTGATCAGCATGGCCTACCTGGCCTTCGTCGTCTACGCGGCCGACCGCGGCGCTGGACGGGTGCGGCGGCGCATCGCCCTATTCGAGCGGATCCTTGACCGGGGGCAGCATGGATAGCCGGCGGACCGCCCTGACAGCCGTTCTGTTCCTGGCCGCGGTCAGCCTGCTGCTGGCAGGGCTCATCATCATCGCCGAGCTGCGGGACGACTATGCACTGGGCGGCGTCGCCCTGGGAGCCATCCTGGTGGCCTACGGGCTGATCGTCCTCTTCCTGCGGCGGCTGGACCTGATCGGGCCGCGCCGAGCGGAAGGGAAGTAGGCAGGAGGAGTCCATGTACCGACGGGCCCTGACCTGGCTGCTGCGGCAGACGGTGAAGCTGGATGTCTATATCAACCGGATCTACCCCTCCGACTGGAACCCCCTCTACTACACCGGCGGGTTAGCGCACTTTTTCCTCTTCTTGCTGGTCCTCTCCGGGATTCTGCTCTTCTTCTACTACGTGGCCAGCCTGGACGGGGCCTACGCCAGCATCCGCTACCTCAGCGAGGAGGTGCCCTACGGGTTTCTCCTGCGTGGCCTGCACCGCTACGCCGCCGACGGGTTCATCGTCGCCGTGCTGCTGCACCTGTTCCGCAACTGGTTCACCGACCGCTACCTCTTCGCCCGCGACGGCCCCTGGATCTCCGGGATGTTCCTGCTCATCCTGGGGGGCTTCGTCGGCGTGAACGGCTACCAGCTGGTCTGGGACCAGCGGGCCCAGGCCGTCACCGAGATCTTCGTGGCCATCCTCGGGGCCGTCCCCCTGGCCGGGGCGACACTGGTGCGCCTCTTCCTGGGCAGCGAGGGCATCAGCGCCGCCATGCTGCCGCGGATCCTCTTCCTGCACGTGGGGGTGGCCTCGTTCCTCTACGTCCTCCTGTGGTGGCACTACGTCCGCCTGCGCCACCCTAAGATCTGGCCGCCGGCCACCTGGGTGCTGCTGCTGCTGGGACTGCTCGTCTTGCTCTCCGCGCTGCCCGGGACGCGGCCCACCGCGGGGGTGCCGGCCCAGCCCGGCGTGCGGGTCACCGCCTACCCCCTGGACGTCTTCTTCCTGCTGCCCTTCTGGTTGGCCAGCTACCTGCCCCCGGGCGTGGTTGGAGCCGGGCTGGCCGGGCTTTTACTGCTGGGCTACCTCATTCCCTACCTGAAGCGGGAGGACGAATCCCGGATGGGCCCGCGGCACGCCGGCGTGGCTCAGGTCATCGACGGTAACTGTACCGGGTGCGAGCTCTGCTACTACGACTGCCCCTACGACGCCATCGTCATGGTCCCCTCACCCCATCCCGGCCTGACCAAGGCGGCGGCCAGCCGAAAGCTGCTGGCGGTGGTCATAGACTCGCGCTGCGTGGAGTGCGGCATCTGCGTGGGCGCGTGTCCCTTCCAGGCGCTGGAGCTTCCCCGGTTCCTGGAGGCGGACCTGATGCGGCGTATCGCTGAGCTGGTGCGGGCCCGGGCGCCGGCTTAGGGGATGTCCGGGGAGCGTTGCTCAGCACCGCCTGACCACCTGTGGCCCCGGCAGTGGGCGAGAGCAGATTTTCGGGGTGGGCGACAAGGAGGACGCGGGAGGACGGATGAAGGTTATTGGTTTTGTATGTGACTGGGCGGTGTCCACAGAAGGGCTGGTGGACGGGCGCGGGGAGCTGAAGGCGTATCCTGGCGTGCACATCGTGCGCATCCCCTGTTCGGGGTTTATGCGCCCGGACTGGCTGGAACAGTCTCTGCGCGCCGGGGCCGATGGCGCCTTCGTCACCGGCTGCCCCTACGGCGACTGCCTCAACCGTGAGGGCAACTACCTGATGCGGGACCGGATGGAGCAGCTGGCCCGGCGGCTGCAGCGGCGGCGCGTCGATCCGGGCCGCGTGGCCATGTTCGCCCACGGACTGCA
This window encodes:
- a CDS encoding glycosyltransferase family 2 protein; amino-acid sequence: MNVGRVLVVIPLFNEEGTLAQVLAEVRRAVPDADILVVNDGSTDRSAAILAEAQAQDPALAVITHRENKGYGQSLIDGFAYALARGYDAVVTIDCDAQHEPRQIPQLLAALAGADIVSGSRYLDPGQGGDPPPADRLAINRETTVRLRELTGYPLTDAWCGFKAYRVSALRRLRLSEPGYGMPLQVWIQAARHGLRVAEVAVPRIYKNPQRRFWGGLDDAAARRRYYQEVLERELREGGPVRVACRGSERGRAGGG
- the bshB1 gene encoding bacillithiol biosynthesis deacetylase BshB1 encodes the protein MARILAVGAHPDDVEIGMGGTILALRAQGHEVVLCDLTNGEPTPQGTPERRAAEAAEAARLLGVSRRITLPLPNRMLADSVENRMRLAGVIREVRPDFFFIPYWVDAHPDHVAACTLAEAARFYAKLTKTEIPGEPFYPPRVFHFFSTHYDLHIKPTFLFDISDHFQGKLAAVAAYTSQFADERGEMRILQYLRTVNTYWGYLINRPQAEAFVCREELGLRSLDGVL
- the bcp gene encoding thioredoxin-dependent thiol peroxidase encodes the protein MPDVKEGQPAPDFALPDAAGRTVRLRDFRGQTVVLYFYPRDETPGCTTEACGFRDDHAAFTGRGAVVIGVSPDDPAAHARFARKHNLPFILLADQEHTAARAYGVWKEKRRYGRTFWGVERTTFLIDPQGRIARIFRNVRPAGHSRQVLAALDAQAQ
- a CDS encoding c-type cytochrome; the encoded protein is MSRVPIVVLLLCGLVLLAACQPTVGLSPRIAPLPEVPLQGAPIVADEQGRSLVPAAAQGRVVYERVCAQCHGVEGRGDGPLAAFLKAPQKNPFTDTMRLLGLDVKGEDLPSRPANFHNQVQMRLNSPTNMYEVVTLGRPHTAMPAFGPKPAYGANDGIPGPRFLGETERWNVVFYEWTFATSPESIARGRQLFQEREFPVSIPGLGRVRATCASCHGADGDGRGGAYSQVMARRTWGWRLGRGPGIFRDRDFMVKRKPSELFAWIYDGIGLMPPYKQFLTVEEIWSLVDYIWTFVYTYTPPRGQQP
- a CDS encoding Rieske 2Fe-2S domain-containing protein — its product is MGTQEHLQRRRFLRLVTGVPVLGAALSFLSPLLRLLKPNDRPFEVFYNPTRRDIPLGEVTVAASLREVARPWDFKYFVFTQKYPQYTPTGLRQASVPAVVLRLPQKIRLPWDWAGQIGKPQLVGRESDIIIFSRICPHLGCIFNFVPNWQEVTAGYGGYVPPPPRRHALIACPCHLSIFDPADPQQPGRVLSGPAPRPPRTFLYEIRGEQIVATDVEPGGIA
- a CDS encoding cytochrome b N-terminal domain-containing protein is translated as MAIADWIRERKAHLDLFDETKTQYQYNPLYLLGPMLYYFYLLTVVSGVILMLWYEPTTSGAYDSIVRISREIGRVTVGGVVVPLGSLVRGIHKYAADAVFLCFILRIYRMYFAGEYKRPGELSWMLFFLGLVLTMISGVTGYLLIWNQRSFWAAKTILTVPVYLDELTAWIPRVGEQLKFGSMIAYIFLGGSAIGQATITRFYAIHFGISIVLLLLIEVYVYRTRRARLKMSWFPMLLLFLMVLFVAWALPAEMGRRADPNRTPLPILSDWYFLALYQYVKYTPPLWAGLGPGLLIGVGMLVPFLDRSKSRHPLDRPLFLVLGLLALAYFLGFTALIMWNIAQIEREPPIVLLATVLIMGGGFLWHLRRRWQEARAVAAPPPAAVRTRQEERA
- a CDS encoding cytochrome b N-terminal domain-containing protein translates to MYRRALTWLLRQTVKLDVYINRIYPSDWNPLYYTGGLAHFFLFLLVLSGILLFFYYVASLDGAYASIRYLSEEVPYGFLLRGLHRYAADGFIVAVLLHLFRNWFTDRYLFARDGPWISGMFLLILGGFVGVNGYQLVWDQRAQAVTEIFVAILGAVPLAGATLVRLFLGSEGISAAMLPRILFLHVGVASFLYVLLWWHYVRLRHPKIWPPATWVLLLLGLLVLLSALPGTRPTAGVPAQPGVRVTAYPLDVFFLLPFWLASYLPPGVVGAGLAGLLLLGYLIPYLKREDESRMGPRHAGVAQVIDGNCTGCELCYYDCPYDAIVMVPSPHPGLTKAAASRKLLAVVIDSRCVECGICVGACPFQALELPRFLEADLMRRIAELVRARAPA
- a CDS encoding hydrogenase iron-sulfur subunit, with amino-acid sequence MKVIGFVCDWAVSTEGLVDGRGELKAYPGVHIVRIPCSGFMRPDWLEQSLRAGADGAFVTGCPYGDCLNREGNYLMRDRMEQLARRLQRRRVDPGRVAMFAHGLHDQQAFLAEVGAFLRRLESLPQPAARPVRPAVGAAAGEAAE